Part of the Lolium rigidum isolate FL_2022 chromosome 6, APGP_CSIRO_Lrig_0.1, whole genome shotgun sequence genome, gccaccggacaattcttccaactccaatgcatacaatcaatggaaccaagcatgcCGGGAaccccggttggcgttgatctccaaaagccttgccgtgtcttgagcattgggggctctcaagtatgtggagccaaagacattgacaattggAACGACAAAGCGCTtgacacacaagatagaagtgctctctcccatggccaaatgatcatcaacaagatccgccggtataccatatgccaacatacgcaaggcggcggtcaccttttgatatgtgctatgaccaagttctccggcggcattcctcctttgctcaaagaagcgatcatacttggtcacctccgttgcgatgtgcttgaacaagttgagactcatccggaaacgctgccgaaaatagctttcgggaaatatcggattctcattgaaatatgaccgcatcaacttctcatgcccttcaatcctttctgctccacaacttctgtctaccgaacacggatccaccaaattttggcttcttaacggcgtggtatgctaatagtagcatatgttctcctcttcctcttggtcgaactcgtcgttcgatgaatcgtatgatgaactctacaaacatatatATGAAATTACTTAACTACTATTATAGCTAATTGACGAGTAAAAATCACATCCTaatagaggccggccggcggaggtgcataccttgcgagcaaatcggCGAGCACCATGGTCGCGCCATGTTGTTAGCAAgctcgaagacgacgacgacaacaTGGCGACGGCGGCACGGAGGACAACGCGACGGCGCcgggaaggaggaggcggaggaggagcaccGACTACTGCCCGTCGCTGACGGTGGCGCGGGCGTCACAGAGCGGCGGAGCGGCCGCCGCTGCCGGGAGGGGGGCGCGGGTGAGGCGGATCTACGCCGCGGCGGCGCGCAGCAGCGGGGCTGGCGGCGGaatcgaccggcggcggctggatttcgcaGCGGCGGGCGGTGGGGAAATGAGGGCTTGGGcgcggtggggggggggggggggatttcctgccgttggctttttcgcgcgtggacgagcgatgccgcgcgctgtagccgacgcgtcacatatggcgctccggattgtgcaaaacacCGCGCACCCACAAAAATTTCCAGCGCCgcaccgtttaccgcgcctgctggagcgcctgaaTTCCTCCCGCGCGCTACATACCGGCCGTTTTTAcaccggcctatatagcgcgtgttggagatgctcttatactacCAAAAAATCGAATGAGAGCAATATCGTGCGGGAATCAAGCTGAGCGAGCGcagaattgggccagcccacccgGGGATGCCGGACGCCTCGACGCGAACGCGGGATCTCTTTCACGTCAGGCGTGAAATAGGGGCCCCCGATGGATTTCGATATAACTAATGTGATTCCCAGCCCATCCATCTATCAAATTCCAATTCCAGTGGGCCATGAAAACCGCAAACAAACCAACCAATGCAGCCGCAGCCGCATCCCGTCATCCACTCCGCGCTGCCATCTCCCCTGAGCCCCAGCGACGGAAATGGTCGGCGCAACCATGGCCACCGCTACCATCACGACGGCGCTACCGCTCCGCCTCCGTGTCCCCGCGCGCTCCCGCCGCGGCCAGATGCGCTGCGCGGTCGCGAGCGACGCCACCGAGGCTCCGGCCGTGCCCAGCGCACGGCTGTCCGCGGATTGCGTCATCGTGGGCGGCGGCATCAGCGGCCTCTGCACCGCACAGGCGCTGGCCACCAAGTACGGTGTCAGCGACTTGCTCGTGACGGAGGCCCGCGCTCGCGCAGGCGGCAACATCACCACCGTCGAGCGCCCCGACGAGGGGTACCTCTGGGAGGAGGGCCCCAACAGCTTCCAGCCCTCCGACCCCGTCCTCACCATGGCCGTACGCATCTTGCTCGCTTTCTCCTTCTTTTCGGATTCTTGGGGACGTACGTGTACAGGATACAGATACGATCCCTGCATGGATTGGTTGCGCAGGTAGACAGCGGCCTCAAGGATGACTTGGTGTTCGGGGACCCCAATGCGCCGCGGTTCGTGCTGTGGCAGGGGAAGCTGAGGCCGGTGCCGTCCAAGCCCGGCGACCTGCCTTTCTTCGACCTCATGAGTATTCCTGGGAAGCTCAGGGCCGGCCTTGGCGCGCTCGGCATTCGTCCGCCTCCTCCAGTTTGTGCTCTACCCGTGCTCTCTATTCTTTTGTGAATTTTGATTCTCAAAGATGGGGCTGAGCGTTTCCGGCGAAGGTTTCAGGGGCGTGAGGAGTCGGTGGAGGAGTTTGTGCGCCGCAACCTGGGCGCGGAGGTCTTTGAGCGCCTCATCGAGCCCTTCTGCTCAGGTAATGTGCAGTAGTATCTGTCTGTTCTGTTCTGCTCCTTGCATTGATTCCGATAACATTTCGATATCAATGTTAGGTGTGTATGCCGGTGACCCTTCAAAGCTCAGTATGAGGGCTGCGTTTGGGAAGGTATGGAGACTGGAGGAGAATGGAGGCAGTATTATTGGTGGAACCATCAAGGCAATTCAGGATAGAGGCAAGAACCCCAAACCGCCGAGGGATCCGTAAGTGGAGACTGCAATTTTCTATTTAGTCAGTTAACTGTTCCATTAGACTCGTATTAATTTGTTTCACCACTTTTAGCCGACTTCCGACACCAAAGGGGCAGACGGTGGCATCTTTCAGGAAGGGTCTAGCCATGCTCCCAAATGCTATCGCTTCTAGGTTTGTTTTCATCACTTGTGCATATACCTAAGTTATGCTATCGGTAATGTTTTTGTATGTCCATGTCCCTTGTACTCAGAGATGATCATGAATTATAGTAATTATTTCATGCTTGGTCTTAAGACGTAACCTTGTCATGTTCTGCATTCCTTCATTTCCAGGTTGGGTAGTAAAGTCAAACTCTCGTGGAAGCTTACGGGCATTACAAAGTCGGACAACCAGGGATATGTGTTAGCATATGAAACACCGGAAGGAGTTGTTTCAGTGCAGGCTAAAAGTGTTATCATGACCATTCCGTCATATATTGCTAGTGAAATCTTGCGCCCACTTTCGGTACGTTCATGTTGCAAAATTAATTGGTGTACTACTAATGTTAGTGTTAGGTTCCTGTAATTCTCCATACTCCTGTGGTAACCATGAAATAGCACGCTAGTACACTATTCCTCAATAGAGTTGCTAATCAATAATTGACCGCATTACGATACTGGTAGCCTGTAATCTTAGTCCAACACATGATTGAGCATTTTTGTTGAGAGATTAATTGATTAATGTGGTTAAATTGTTCACTGATGCATAGGTTGGACTATTTCTTCCCCAATTAACTCTATGCTTCAAACAATTGAAATATACATCAATAGATTCAGAAAACTGTATCTTGTTTTGACAAAGTGAAACAAGACACCAATATGCCTTATGATTTTAAAAGGAGGAGATTTCTTTAGTAGAGAATATTTTGACCTGGAAATGGAAAATATAAAGCCCCATAGGACCTAAGTTCCCAGCATAAGAAGCATCAGCATTAAGCTAAATCTAACACTAATAGCACCTACTAGTTGTCGAGGACACCTTAATGCTTGGTTCTCCTTTCACTATCTATGGTTTGCTATCTTAACTGAACCTGACTAGCCAGTCCATTATGTTCTAAATGTATCCCAGATCTTCACAAGGTGAGCTGGACTGCTTAGGTGACATTAGCTATTTTTTATGGAGATGTTTTGTGTTCAGCAGCTGCCAAGGAACATGTCTATCCTTCCTGAATAAGCCACATGCTATAGTTGTTATCTGGACAGAAGAGTTTCAAACTCTATATACTCGAAGTTAACTAGTTAGCAAAGAGTTTCCATTAGGAATAAAATAAGGATGGATAGTTttgttaaaaatataaaattagttGTGCTCTACATCCCAATCTGTTCAAATAGCTGGCTGTCACTGGCATTTTTTTTCAAGCATTCAAGCCTGGTTCTACGTACCATTTGCAACCCTATCTTGCCAACCGGTACGGTGCAGTTGCAAGCATTTACTTTATTTCACATTGCTTAGACTTTCTAAGTTAGTCTAACTATACTTCCTTCTGTGTTCATTGAACTTTTTTCCCCTCCTGTTACCGCAGAGTGATGCAGCAGATGGTCTCTCAAAATTTTATTATCCACCGGTTGCTGCTGTAACTGTTTCATATCCAACAGAAGCTATTAGAAAAGAATGCTTAATTGATGGGGAGCTCCAGGGTTTCGGCCAGTTGCATCCACGTAGCCAAGGAGTTGAGACTTTAGGTATTTCGTGGAATAGAACCTTAGCATGAAACAACTGCGAGCATTACTCTTCCTTCTCCATTTTCATTTATCATGGGACTGGTTTTGGTATTATTCTACTAATTCATGGTATTTTTATGTAGG contains:
- the LOC124664046 gene encoding protoporphyrinogen oxidase, chloroplastic-like; protein product: MVGATMATATITTALPLRLRVPARSRRGQMRCAVASDATEAPAVPSARLSADCVIVGGGISGLCTAQALATKYGVSDLLVTEARARAGGNITTVERPDEGYLWEEGPNSFQPSDPVLTMAVDSGLKDDLVFGDPNAPRFVLWQGKLRPVPSKPGDLPFFDLMSIPGKLRAGLGALGIRPPPPGREESVEEFVRRNLGAEVFERLIEPFCSGVYAGDPSKLSMRAAFGKVWRLEENGGSIIGGTIKAIQDRGKNPKPPRDPRLPTPKGQTVASFRKGLAMLPNAIASRLGSKVKLSWKLTGITKSDNQGYVLAYETPEGVVSVQAKSVIMTIPSYIASEILRPLSSDAADGLSKFYYPPVAAVTVSYPTEAIRKECLIDGELQGFGQLHPRSQGVETLGTIYSSSLFPNRAPAGRVLLLNYIGGATNTAIVSKTESDLVEAVDRDLRKMLINPAAPDPLALGVRVWPQAIPQFLIGHLDRLDAAKSALARGGCSGLFLGGNYVAGVALGRCIEGAYESASEVSDFLTKYAYK